From the Balearica regulorum gibbericeps isolate bBalReg1 chromosome 4, bBalReg1.pri, whole genome shotgun sequence genome, one window contains:
- the GASK1B gene encoding Golgi-associated kinase 1B isoform X1 codes for MLFSSCGFTREMTTFDQPSKIKNLFICCLCPPRVLRLWTCRRPRTRRNLLVGTACVIYLGFLVSQVGHVLPQHRGYQKISSRSLQDAAQTPFLGIPLDGTLSPPNFQEPHLGSNGTLLPPNVVYITLRSKRSKPANIRGTVKPKRRKKHATALSYGKHFPKAAFMGREEAFAQQLGRATRAAGTMRTAIVLEARKHQMDDHRHKRMAIRERGHRRPGGISGAIKAQPQPEESNIRIYSESSPSWLSKEDILNMRMLADSQIESIQEIPSHKAVLVVFAGGPSATGTACDQGHCGVVKRPLDMSEVFAFHLDRILGLNRSLPSVSRRSEFFQDGQACPVILWDSSLSPTDNNTHSSVRLTWGRYQQLLKQKCWQNGKVPKAEWGCTEIHHHEWSKMALFDFLLQIYNRLDRNCCGFKPLKEDSCVQQGLKLKCSDQDAVDLTHIVQRRHDRRHLAFIDNKGFFDRNEDNLDFKILQGINEFPESAVSVLRSQRLREKLLQSLFLDKIYWESQGGRKGIEKLIDTPVQMDHHTLLAVRERHDSQLALNF; via the exons ATGCTCTTTTCATCATGTGGATTCACTAGAGAAATGACCACCTTTGATCAGCCCAGTAAAATCAAAAACTTGTTTATTTGCTGCCTGTGCCCCCCACGGGTGCTGAGACTTTGGACTTGCAGGCGCCCAAGGACAAGGAGGAATCTGCTTGTGGGCACCGCATGTGTGATCTACCTGGGATTCCTCGTCAGTCAAGTGGGTCATGTTTTACCCCAGCACAGAGGATACCAAAAGATCAGTTCCAGAAGTCTCCAAGATGCAGCCCAAACTCCTTTTCTGGGCATCCCACTGGATGGCACCCTGTCACCACCCAATTTCCAGGAACCCCACCTTGGTAGCAATGGGACCTTGCTGCCACCCAATGTAGTTTATATCACCCTGCGGTCCAAGCGCAGCAAGCCTGCCAATATCAGAGGCACAGTGAAGCCAAAGCGCAGGAAGAAACATGCAACCGCTTTGTCCTATGGGAAACACTTTCCAAAAGCCGCTTTTATGGGCCGGGAAGAGGCCTTTGCCCAACAGCTGGGGAGGGCCACACGTGCTGCGGGCACAATGAGAACAGCAATAGTTCTGGAGGCGAGAAAGCACCAAATGGATGATCACAGGCATAAAAGAATGGCGATCAGGGAGAGGGGCCACCGGAGACCTGGGGGCATTTCTGGAGCTATAAaggcacagccccagcctgaGGAAAGCAATATCAGGATTTACAGCGAGAGCTCTCCCTCTTGGCTGAGCAAAGAAGACATCCTAAACATGCGCATGCTGGCAGATTCTCAGATAGAGAGCATCCAAGAAATACCTTCTCACAAAGCAGTCCTGGTAGTTTTTGCAGGGGGTCCCAGCGCCACAGGAACTGCTTGTGACCAGGGACACTGTGGCGTCGTCAAAAGACCTCTCGACATGAGTGAGGTGTTTGCCTTTCATTTGGATAGGATCTTGGGGCTGAACAGGAGCTTACCTTCTGTAAGCAGGAGATCCGAGTTCTTCCAAG atgGTCAAGCCTGTCCTGTTATTCTCTGGGATTCCTCACTGAGTCCAACAGATAATAATACCCATTCTTCAGTCAGATTAACCTGGGGGCGATATCAGCAACTATTGAAGCAGAAATGCTGGCAGAATGGTAAAGTTCCCAAAGCTGAGTGGGGCTGTACCGAAATCCATCATCATGAGTGGTCCAAGATGGCActctttgattttcttctgcag ATCTATAATCGACTAGACAGAAACTGCTGTGGATTCAAACCTCTCAAGGAGGATTCCTGCGTACAGCAAGGACTGAAGCTGAAATGTAGTGATCAGGATGCTGTTGACCTGACACACATAGTTCAGAGAAGGCATGACCGAAGGCACTTGGCCTTTATAGACAATAAGGGTTTCTTTGACAGAAACGAGGACAATCTTGACTTCAAAATACTACAAGGAATCAATGA ATTCCCTGAATCTGCAGTTTCAGTGCTGAGGAGCCAGCGTTTACGTGAGAAGTTGCTTCAGTCTTTGTTCCTTGACAAAATATACTGGGAGAGCcaaggaggcagaaaaggaatTGAAAAGCTTATTGAT ACACCCGTTCAAATGGATCATCACACACTGCTGGCAGTGAGAGAAAGGCACGACTCTCAGCTTGCACTGAACTTTTAG
- the GASK1B gene encoding Golgi-associated kinase 1B isoform X2 has translation MLFSSCGFTREMTTFDQPSKIKNLFICCLCPPRVLRLWTCRRPRTRRNLLVGTACVIYLGFLVSQVGHVLPQHRGYQKISSRSLQDAAQTPFLGIPLDGTLSPPNFQEPHLGSNGTLLPPNVVYITLRSKRSKPANIRGTVKPKRRKKHATALSYGKHFPKAAFMGREEAFAQQLGRATRAAGTMRTAIVLEARKHQMDDHRHKRMAIRERGHRRPGGISGAIKAQPQPEESNIRIYSESSPSWLSKEDILNMRMLADSQIESIQEIPSHKAVLVVFAGGPSATGTACDQGHCGVVKRPLDMSEVFAFHLDRILGLNRSLPSVSRRSEFFQDGQACPVILWDSSLSPTDNNTHSSVRLTWGRYQQLLKQKCWQNGKVPKAEWGCTEIHHHEWSKMALFDFLLQIYNRLDRNCCGFKPLKEDSCVQQGLKLKCSDQDAVDLTHIVQRRHDRRHLAFIDNKGFFDRNEDNLDFKILQGINEFPESAVSVLRSQRLREKLLQSLFLDKIYWESQGGRKGIEKLIDVIERRSKILLTYINAHGAKVLPMNE, from the exons ATGCTCTTTTCATCATGTGGATTCACTAGAGAAATGACCACCTTTGATCAGCCCAGTAAAATCAAAAACTTGTTTATTTGCTGCCTGTGCCCCCCACGGGTGCTGAGACTTTGGACTTGCAGGCGCCCAAGGACAAGGAGGAATCTGCTTGTGGGCACCGCATGTGTGATCTACCTGGGATTCCTCGTCAGTCAAGTGGGTCATGTTTTACCCCAGCACAGAGGATACCAAAAGATCAGTTCCAGAAGTCTCCAAGATGCAGCCCAAACTCCTTTTCTGGGCATCCCACTGGATGGCACCCTGTCACCACCCAATTTCCAGGAACCCCACCTTGGTAGCAATGGGACCTTGCTGCCACCCAATGTAGTTTATATCACCCTGCGGTCCAAGCGCAGCAAGCCTGCCAATATCAGAGGCACAGTGAAGCCAAAGCGCAGGAAGAAACATGCAACCGCTTTGTCCTATGGGAAACACTTTCCAAAAGCCGCTTTTATGGGCCGGGAAGAGGCCTTTGCCCAACAGCTGGGGAGGGCCACACGTGCTGCGGGCACAATGAGAACAGCAATAGTTCTGGAGGCGAGAAAGCACCAAATGGATGATCACAGGCATAAAAGAATGGCGATCAGGGAGAGGGGCCACCGGAGACCTGGGGGCATTTCTGGAGCTATAAaggcacagccccagcctgaGGAAAGCAATATCAGGATTTACAGCGAGAGCTCTCCCTCTTGGCTGAGCAAAGAAGACATCCTAAACATGCGCATGCTGGCAGATTCTCAGATAGAGAGCATCCAAGAAATACCTTCTCACAAAGCAGTCCTGGTAGTTTTTGCAGGGGGTCCCAGCGCCACAGGAACTGCTTGTGACCAGGGACACTGTGGCGTCGTCAAAAGACCTCTCGACATGAGTGAGGTGTTTGCCTTTCATTTGGATAGGATCTTGGGGCTGAACAGGAGCTTACCTTCTGTAAGCAGGAGATCCGAGTTCTTCCAAG atgGTCAAGCCTGTCCTGTTATTCTCTGGGATTCCTCACTGAGTCCAACAGATAATAATACCCATTCTTCAGTCAGATTAACCTGGGGGCGATATCAGCAACTATTGAAGCAGAAATGCTGGCAGAATGGTAAAGTTCCCAAAGCTGAGTGGGGCTGTACCGAAATCCATCATCATGAGTGGTCCAAGATGGCActctttgattttcttctgcag ATCTATAATCGACTAGACAGAAACTGCTGTGGATTCAAACCTCTCAAGGAGGATTCCTGCGTACAGCAAGGACTGAAGCTGAAATGTAGTGATCAGGATGCTGTTGACCTGACACACATAGTTCAGAGAAGGCATGACCGAAGGCACTTGGCCTTTATAGACAATAAGGGTTTCTTTGACAGAAACGAGGACAATCTTGACTTCAAAATACTACAAGGAATCAATGA ATTCCCTGAATCTGCAGTTTCAGTGCTGAGGAGCCAGCGTTTACGTGAGAAGTTGCTTCAGTCTTTGTTCCTTGACAAAATATACTGGGAGAGCcaaggaggcagaaaaggaatTGAAAAGCTTATTGATGTAATAGAAAGGAGGTCCAAAATTCTTCTGACTTATATAAATGCACATGGAGCCAAAGTACTGCCCATGAATGAATGA
- the TMEM144 gene encoding transmembrane protein 144 isoform X1: MSIGKAYSTLNISNGTDLAIGFTSSTVAVLLFGTNFVPVKKFDTGDGMFFQWILCASIWIVSLVVNLIQNCPRFWPLAMVGGFLWATGNVSVVPIVKTIGLALGLLIWASFNLLTGWASSRFGWFGIDPEEVSRPILNYIGAGLSLLSAVIFLFIKTEVQSSSASLESTPLLRESSINVSEDTSDDSWVNRLSPAKKRLIGCSLAVVAGILYGSSFVPVLYIKDHGRRNETIYTGASQFDLDYVFAHFSGIFLTSTIYFLIYCVVRKNKPNVYPQAILPGFVSGVLWAIANCCWFIANHYLSAVVSFPIITAGPGLVAAMWGVLVFKEIKGLKNYMLLSVAFCIILAGSLSTAFSKV; the protein is encoded by the exons ATGAGCATCGGGAAAGCTTACAGTACCTTGAACATCAGCAATGGAACAGATCTAGCTATTGGCTTTACCTCTTCCACAGTAGCTGTCCTTCTATTTGGGACAAACTTTGTGCCTGTTAAGAAATTTGATACTGGTGATG gCATGTTCTTCCAATGGATTCTCTGTGCCTCCATATGGATAGTTTCTTTGGTGGTCAATTTAATACAGAATTGCCCACGGTTTTGGCCTCTTGCTatggttgggggttttttgtgggctACAG gCAATGTTTCAGTTGTCCCTATTGTTAAAACTATTGGCTTAGCTCTTGGTCTTTTGATATGGGcttcttttaatttgttgaCAGGTTGGGCAAGTTCAAG gtttggttggtttggaaTTGACCCAGAAGAGGTGTCAAGACCAATCCTAAATTACATTGGAGCTGGACTTTCACTATTAAg tgctgtcatatttctttttataaaaactgAAGTCCAGAGTTCTTCAGCTTCATTAGAAAGTACACCTTTACTGAGAGAAAGT TCTATTAATGTTTCTGAAGATACCTCTGATGACTCATGGGTGAACAGACTTTCTCCAGCAAAAAAAAGACTCAT AGGATGTAGCCTGGCTGTAGTAGCTGGAATACTCTACGGTTCCAGTTTTGTACCAGTACTTTACATCAAGGACcatggaagaagaaatgaaactaTATACACAGGAGCAAGTCAATTTG atttaGATTATGTTTTTGCACACTTCAGTGGAATATTTCTTACAAGTACCATCTACTTTTTGATCTACTGTGTagtcaggaaaaataaacctaatGTTTATCCCCAAGCCATATTGCCAG ggTTTGTTTCTGGTGTGCTTTGGGCAATAGCCAATTGCTGCTGGTTCATAGCCAATCACTATCTCAGTGCTGTGGTCAGCTTTCCAATAATTACTGCA GGTCCTGGCCTTGTTGCTGCAATGTGGGGAGTCCttgtatttaaagaaatcaaG GGCCTGAAAAACTACATGTTACTCTCAGTAGCATTTTGCATCATTTTGGCTGGATCACTCTCCACGGCTTTTTCTAAAGTTTGA
- the TMEM144 gene encoding transmembrane protein 144 isoform X2 — MSIGKAYSTLNISNGTDLAIGFTSSTVAVLLFGTNFVPVKKFDTGDGMFFQWILCASIWIVSLVVNLIQNCPRFWPLAMVGGFLWATGNVSVVPIVKTIGLALGLLIWASFNLLTGWASSRFGWFGIDPEEVSRPILNYIGAGLSLLSAVIFLFIKTEVQSSSASLESTPLLRESSINVSEDTSDDSWVNRLSPAKKRLIGCSLAVVAGILYGSSFVPVLYIKDHGRRNETIYTGASQFDLDYVFAHFSGIFLTSTIYFLIYCVVRKNKPNVYPQAILPGFVSGVLWAIANCCWFIANHYLSAVVSFPIITAL; from the exons ATGAGCATCGGGAAAGCTTACAGTACCTTGAACATCAGCAATGGAACAGATCTAGCTATTGGCTTTACCTCTTCCACAGTAGCTGTCCTTCTATTTGGGACAAACTTTGTGCCTGTTAAGAAATTTGATACTGGTGATG gCATGTTCTTCCAATGGATTCTCTGTGCCTCCATATGGATAGTTTCTTTGGTGGTCAATTTAATACAGAATTGCCCACGGTTTTGGCCTCTTGCTatggttgggggttttttgtgggctACAG gCAATGTTTCAGTTGTCCCTATTGTTAAAACTATTGGCTTAGCTCTTGGTCTTTTGATATGGGcttcttttaatttgttgaCAGGTTGGGCAAGTTCAAG gtttggttggtttggaaTTGACCCAGAAGAGGTGTCAAGACCAATCCTAAATTACATTGGAGCTGGACTTTCACTATTAAg tgctgtcatatttctttttataaaaactgAAGTCCAGAGTTCTTCAGCTTCATTAGAAAGTACACCTTTACTGAGAGAAAGT TCTATTAATGTTTCTGAAGATACCTCTGATGACTCATGGGTGAACAGACTTTCTCCAGCAAAAAAAAGACTCAT AGGATGTAGCCTGGCTGTAGTAGCTGGAATACTCTACGGTTCCAGTTTTGTACCAGTACTTTACATCAAGGACcatggaagaagaaatgaaactaTATACACAGGAGCAAGTCAATTTG atttaGATTATGTTTTTGCACACTTCAGTGGAATATTTCTTACAAGTACCATCTACTTTTTGATCTACTGTGTagtcaggaaaaataaacctaatGTTTATCCCCAAGCCATATTGCCAG ggTTTGTTTCTGGTGTGCTTTGGGCAATAGCCAATTGCTGCTGGTTCATAGCCAATCACTATCTCAGTGCTGTGGTCAGCTTTCCAATAATTACTGCA CTCTAG